A genomic segment from Stenotrophomonas maltophilia encodes:
- a CDS encoding ABC transporter ATP-binding protein, with amino-acid sequence MTAAPPVAEQPPLIELDRATVVRGQVKVLHGLSLRIAQGQHTALLGPNGCGKSTFIKLITRELYPLAQGDGSVAVKVLGQNRWQVDRLRSQLGIVTGDLSSNLADMPGLTVEQAVLSGFFASYVVPAFREVTADMRARVGETLAMTGALSLRDRAYAELSAGETRRVLIARALVNRPQALLLDEPSTGLDLVAREQLVATMRVLAQQGITLVLVTHHIEEIIPEIERVVLLRDGRVLADGTRAELLRNEPLSAVFGGAITVCEQEGRLTAYAG; translated from the coding sequence ATGACCGCCGCCCCGCCCGTCGCGGAGCAGCCCCCGTTGATCGAACTGGACCGTGCCACCGTGGTGCGCGGCCAGGTGAAGGTGCTGCACGGGCTCAGCCTGCGCATCGCGCAGGGCCAGCACACCGCCCTGCTCGGCCCCAATGGCTGCGGCAAGTCGACCTTCATCAAGCTGATCACCCGCGAGCTGTACCCGCTGGCCCAGGGCGACGGCTCGGTGGCGGTGAAGGTCCTGGGCCAGAACCGCTGGCAGGTGGACCGGCTGCGCTCTCAGCTGGGCATCGTCACCGGCGACCTCAGCAGCAACCTGGCCGACATGCCCGGGCTGACCGTGGAACAGGCGGTGCTGTCCGGCTTCTTTGCCAGCTACGTGGTACCAGCCTTCCGCGAGGTGACCGCTGACATGCGTGCACGCGTCGGCGAGACACTGGCGATGACCGGCGCGCTGTCCCTGCGCGACCGCGCCTACGCCGAGTTGTCCGCCGGCGAGACCCGCCGCGTGCTGATCGCCCGCGCGCTGGTCAATCGGCCGCAGGCACTCCTGCTGGACGAACCTTCCACCGGGCTGGACCTGGTTGCCCGCGAACAGCTGGTGGCAACCATGCGGGTGCTGGCGCAGCAGGGCATCACCCTGGTGCTGGTGACCCACCACATCGAAGAGATCATTCCCGAGATCGAACGGGTGGTGCTGCTGCGCGACGGCCGCGTACTGGCCGACGGCACACGTGCCGAACTGCTGCGCAACGAACCGTTGTCGGCGGTGTTCGGCGGCGCGATCACCGTCTGCGAGCAGGAAGGCCGGCTGACCGCATATGCGGGGTGA
- a CDS encoding EF-hand domain-containing protein, translated as MRAGYGFLLAVLLPGAALAQVTDTASYLQRMDSDGDGKVSEAEYVQWMLYAFDRMDRNGDGVLTAEELPGGKGRAISREQQRQVIVQRFHKQDANGDGFLDARELAAPPR; from the coding sequence GTGAGGGCAGGGTACGGGTTTCTGCTGGCGGTGCTGCTGCCGGGCGCGGCGCTGGCCCAGGTCACCGACACCGCCAGCTATCTGCAGCGGATGGACAGCGATGGTGACGGCAAGGTCAGCGAGGCCGAGTACGTTCAGTGGATGCTGTATGCCTTCGACCGCATGGACCGCAATGGTGATGGTGTGTTGACGGCCGAGGAGCTGCCCGGCGGCAAGGGGAGGGCGATCAGCCGCGAGCAGCAGCGGCAGGTGATCGTGCAGCGCTTCCACAAGCAGGATGCCAACGGTGACGGCTTCCTGGATGCGCGCGAACTGGCGGCGCCTCCGCGCTAA
- a CDS encoding acid phosphatase: protein MSLISHPARPLLGLAVVAALAGCAATAAKPTAVEANITTKAVGYLDKSAVPASLDLVPAPPVAGSAALALDEQVSREARALRGSPRFAQAGVDAELGFPEGANHFSCAADIDVDAVKTPALYRLLERSRIDASAATKAAKNHYQRPRPFMVNGEPTCSPKDEEGLRKNGSYPSGHTSIGWAWALILSEIAPDRADAIQARGRNYGESRLVCNVHWQSDILEGRFMGAAAVARLHDNAAFNKDLLAARREIAAARKAGLHSSRDCATENAVLKIRPQSAL from the coding sequence ATGTCGCTGATTTCCCACCCTGCCCGCCCACTGCTCGGCCTCGCCGTCGTCGCGGCCCTGGCCGGTTGCGCCGCCACCGCCGCCAAGCCGACCGCTGTCGAAGCCAACATCACCACCAAGGCGGTGGGCTATCTCGACAAGAGCGCGGTACCGGCCAGCCTGGACCTGGTGCCGGCACCACCGGTCGCCGGTTCGGCCGCCCTCGCCCTGGACGAACAGGTCAGCCGTGAAGCCCGCGCGCTGCGTGGCAGCCCGCGCTTCGCCCAGGCCGGCGTCGATGCCGAACTCGGCTTCCCCGAAGGCGCCAACCACTTCTCCTGCGCCGCCGACATCGACGTCGATGCGGTGAAGACCCCGGCGCTGTACCGACTGCTCGAGCGCAGCCGGATCGATGCCAGCGCCGCCACCAAGGCGGCCAAGAACCACTACCAGCGCCCGCGCCCGTTCATGGTCAACGGTGAGCCGACCTGCTCGCCGAAGGACGAGGAAGGCCTGCGCAAGAACGGTTCCTACCCGTCCGGCCACACCTCGATCGGCTGGGCCTGGGCACTGATCCTGTCCGAGATCGCGCCGGACCGCGCCGATGCCATCCAGGCCCGCGGCCGCAACTACGGCGAGAGCCGCCTGGTGTGCAACGTGCACTGGCAGAGCGACATCCTCGAAGGCCGCTTCATGGGCGCCGCCGCCGTGGCCCGCCTGCATGACAACGCCGCGTTCAACAAGGACCTGCTGGCCGCACGCAGGGAAATCGCTGCCGCGCGCAAGGCCGGCCTGCACTCCAGCCGCGACTGCGCTACCGAAAATGCCGTGCTGAAGATCCGCCCGCAGAGCGCGCTGTAA
- a CDS encoding DesA family fatty acid desaturase yields MPDALMSLLTGGVLGLGWWAMLAVLLVFTQITIFSVTLYLHRSQAHRGVDFHPALAHVFRFWLWLTTSMITREWVAIHRKHHAKVETEDDPHSPVTRGIGKVFWHGVELYREARGMRADIEQYGRGTPDDAVERHLYTPHATLGPVLLLAINSVLFGLPGVALWAIQMAWIPFWAAGVVNGLGHWWGYRNYESADTSTNLTPWGFWIGGEELHNNHHAFPSSARFAMRRWEFDIGWSAIRLLQALRLAKVLRVAPAMDVRPNIAVPDAETLKALLSHRFQAMTDYQRNVFMPALREEAAQAGAKLRRLLPRRLRSGLVNDGRWLKPDSRAQLSAWVEQRPRIRTLVEYRGRLAALLEARGHDAAERLHQLQAWCREAEESGIAALQAYAARLKGYSLVGA; encoded by the coding sequence ATGCCTGATGCCCTGATGTCCCTGTTGACCGGTGGTGTGCTCGGCCTGGGCTGGTGGGCCATGCTGGCGGTGTTGCTGGTCTTCACCCAGATCACCATCTTTTCGGTGACCCTGTACCTGCACCGCAGCCAGGCCCATCGCGGGGTCGATTTCCACCCGGCGCTGGCCCACGTGTTCCGCTTCTGGCTGTGGCTGACCACTTCGATGATCACCCGCGAGTGGGTGGCCATCCACCGCAAGCACCACGCCAAGGTGGAGACCGAGGACGACCCGCACAGCCCGGTCACCCGCGGCATCGGCAAGGTGTTCTGGCACGGCGTGGAGCTGTACCGGGAGGCACGCGGCATGCGCGCGGACATCGAGCAGTACGGGCGCGGTACCCCGGACGATGCGGTCGAGCGCCATCTGTATACCCCGCACGCCACGCTGGGCCCGGTGCTGCTGCTGGCGATCAACAGCGTGCTGTTCGGCCTGCCCGGCGTGGCCCTGTGGGCGATCCAGATGGCGTGGATCCCGTTCTGGGCCGCGGGCGTGGTCAATGGCCTGGGCCACTGGTGGGGGTACCGCAACTACGAGTCGGCCGATACCTCCACCAACCTCACGCCGTGGGGGTTCTGGATCGGTGGCGAGGAGCTGCACAACAACCATCATGCCTTCCCCAGTTCGGCGCGCTTTGCGATGCGGCGCTGGGAATTCGACATCGGCTGGAGTGCGATCCGCCTGCTGCAGGCGCTGCGCCTGGCGAAGGTGCTGCGGGTGGCGCCGGCCATGGACGTGCGCCCGAACATCGCTGTGCCCGATGCCGAGACCCTGAAGGCGCTGCTGTCGCACCGCTTCCAGGCGATGACCGATTACCAGCGCAACGTGTTCATGCCGGCCCTGCGCGAGGAAGCCGCGCAGGCTGGGGCCAAACTGCGTCGCCTGCTGCCACGCCGGTTGCGCAGCGGCCTGGTCAACGATGGCCGCTGGCTGAAGCCGGACAGCCGTGCCCAGCTCAGCGCATGGGTGGAACAACGGCCGCGCATCCGCACGCTGGTCGAGTACCGCGGGCGATTGGCTGCGTTGCTGGAAGCCCGTGGCCACGATGCCGCCGAGCGCCTGCATCAGCTGCAGGCGTGGTGCCGAGAGGCCGAGGAAAGCGGTATCGCGGCGTTGCAGGCCTACGCCGCACGGTTGAAGGGCTACAGCCTGGTGGGCGCGTGA
- a CDS encoding TonB-dependent receptor → MSPTRTSRGRFPVARPLVAALSALLPLVAAAQETPAAKDPVALDALQVTAQRRVENAKDVPVAVSAIQGEKLDVLGSAGDDIRFLAARVPSLNIESSYGRAFPRFYIRGLGNTDFDLNASQPVSLVYDDVVQESPLLKGFPLFDLANVEVLRGPQGTLFGRNTPAGVVKFDSARPSQDADGYIRVGYGSYNSWNVQGAYGGPLTDRWSARVSAIYQRRDDWVDNTRVGAPNSGFEGYDEAAGRVQFLYEGDDFEALFNLHKRKLNGTARLFRANIIEKGGNSLVENFDRDKVANDGVNFSDLKTWGGSARLQWNLGSVTLHSITGYETAESLNRGDIDGGYGAAFLGAGNYGPGLIPFSSESADGLPHHRQWTQEFRIESNEWGRFDWQAGVFYFDEDVTINNFNYDSLAPGNPQTGHVVQNQRNKAWAVFASGDFDVTDRFKLRAGVRYTQDKKDFSASVLQAVPFGTPVSGPYLANTDVNDVSWDLSGVYKLTDDINAYARVAKGFRAPSIQGRLAFAPGLSQADSEKVISYEAGIKADLFERRARLGLSVFRYNVDGQQLIAVGGTNNTATLLNANKTIGQGVELDLEAYLADNVLLTFGSSYNDTEIKDKNLAVAICGGGCTITDPTTVINGQTYALVNGNPLPQAPKWIHNATLRVGFPLSDGSELYAYTDWAYRSAVNFFIYESPEFRGRSSLEGGLRLGYNWDYGQYDVAVFGRNLTNQTRVVGAIDFNNLTGFLNEPRTWGVEFTAKF, encoded by the coding sequence ATGTCCCCGACCCGCACTTCCCGTGGCCGATTTCCGGTCGCGCGCCCCCTCGTTGCCGCTCTTTCCGCCCTGCTGCCGCTGGTAGCAGCCGCCCAGGAAACCCCCGCTGCCAAGGATCCGGTTGCCCTCGACGCCCTGCAGGTGACCGCGCAGCGCCGTGTCGAGAACGCCAAGGACGTGCCGGTCGCGGTCTCCGCGATCCAGGGCGAGAAGCTGGATGTGCTCGGCTCGGCCGGCGATGACATCCGCTTCCTGGCCGCACGCGTGCCCAGCCTCAACATCGAGTCGTCCTACGGTCGTGCCTTCCCGCGCTTCTACATCCGCGGCCTGGGCAACACCGACTTCGATCTCAATGCATCGCAGCCGGTGTCGCTGGTGTACGACGACGTGGTGCAGGAAAGCCCGCTGCTGAAGGGCTTCCCGCTGTTTGACCTGGCCAACGTGGAAGTGCTGCGTGGCCCGCAGGGCACCCTGTTCGGCCGCAACACGCCGGCCGGTGTGGTCAAGTTCGATTCGGCGCGCCCGTCGCAGGATGCCGATGGCTACATCCGCGTCGGCTACGGCAGCTACAACAGCTGGAACGTGCAGGGCGCCTACGGCGGCCCGCTGACCGACCGCTGGTCGGCACGCGTCTCGGCGATCTACCAGCGCCGCGACGACTGGGTCGACAATACCCGTGTCGGCGCTCCCAACAGCGGCTTCGAAGGCTATGACGAAGCCGCCGGCCGCGTGCAGTTCCTGTACGAAGGCGACGACTTCGAAGCGCTGTTCAACCTGCACAAGCGCAAGCTCAACGGCACCGCACGCCTGTTCCGCGCCAACATCATCGAGAAGGGTGGCAACTCGCTGGTCGAGAACTTCGATCGCGACAAGGTGGCCAACGATGGCGTCAACTTCTCCGACCTGAAGACCTGGGGCGGCAGCGCGCGCCTGCAGTGGAACCTCGGCTCGGTGACGCTGCACTCGATCACCGGCTATGAAACCGCCGAATCGCTCAACCGCGGTGACATCGACGGTGGTTACGGCGCGGCGTTCCTTGGTGCCGGCAACTACGGCCCGGGCCTGATTCCGTTCTCGTCGGAGTCGGCTGATGGCCTGCCGCATCACCGCCAGTGGACGCAGGAATTCCGCATCGAGTCCAACGAGTGGGGCCGCTTCGACTGGCAGGCCGGCGTCTTCTACTTCGATGAAGACGTGACCATCAACAACTTCAACTACGACTCGCTGGCCCCGGGCAATCCGCAGACCGGCCACGTGGTGCAGAACCAGCGCAACAAGGCCTGGGCGGTGTTCGCCTCGGGTGACTTCGACGTTACCGACCGCTTCAAGCTGCGTGCCGGCGTGCGTTACACCCAGGACAAGAAGGACTTCAGCGCGAGCGTGCTGCAGGCCGTTCCGTTCGGCACCCCGGTCAGTGGCCCGTACCTGGCCAACACCGACGTCAACGACGTCAGCTGGGACCTCAGCGGCGTCTACAAGCTGACCGACGACATCAACGCCTACGCCCGCGTGGCCAAGGGCTTCCGCGCGCCGTCCATCCAGGGCCGCCTGGCCTTCGCGCCGGGCCTGTCGCAGGCTGATTCGGAGAAGGTGATCTCGTACGAGGCCGGCATCAAGGCCGACCTGTTCGAGCGCCGCGCGCGCCTGGGCCTGAGCGTGTTCCGCTACAACGTCGATGGCCAGCAGCTGATCGCGGTGGGCGGCACCAACAACACCGCCACCCTGCTCAACGCCAACAAGACCATCGGCCAGGGCGTCGAGCTGGACCTGGAGGCCTACCTGGCCGACAACGTCCTGCTGACCTTTGGCAGCAGCTACAACGACACCGAGATCAAGGACAAGAACCTGGCGGTGGCGATCTGTGGCGGCGGCTGCACCATCACCGACCCGACCACCGTGATCAACGGCCAGACCTATGCGCTGGTGAACGGCAACCCGCTGCCGCAGGCGCCGAAGTGGATCCACAACGCGACCCTGCGCGTGGGCTTCCCGCTCAGCGATGGCAGCGAGCTGTACGCCTACACCGATTGGGCCTACCGCAGCGCGGTGAACTTCTTCATCTACGAGTCGCCGGAATTCCGCGGCCGTAGTTCGCTGGAGGGCGGCCTGCGCCTGGGCTACAACTGGGATTACGGCCAGTACGACGTAGCCGTGTTCGGCCGCAACCTGACCAACCAGACCCGCGTGGTCGGCGCGATCGACTTCAACAACCTGACCGGCTTCCTCAACGAGCCGCGTACCTGGGGCGTGGAGTTCACCGCGAAGTTCTGA
- a CDS encoding DUF4785 domain-containing protein, whose amino-acid sequence MTIHSTLLASAVLAVLSLSLSTAQAAQPLQAARAGDQVPAALVAAPLPADESEHAPLSFAWALDPAQPLQAATPYASVSRSYWQQVDGTQLQRGLDLPLTAPDAVIQLSPAAGARAVPANTLQVRDPAGRSSVARSVDARALQDAGMPVGDGSSMLRTGATSAAGAYTLQSAQAQGRYVVQVLEPNSPLRLEVQANQAQVLAGGNVQLQARLLEDGATTAQLASRRGGLGGEALLVAPDGRSWPQRLLRTTDGSLRAQVRIPADVGTVQGLWELQVFAQADGVLRDGKVAFAVARPTARFSGQAAPDPASRQVALPLQVAAAGRYEARGTLYATARDGQLKPVAQAHAAAWFDGPGAGQLVLPFDQAALPAGFGAPYELRDLQLQDQSRMAPIESRALALKF is encoded by the coding sequence ATGACGATCCATTCCACCCTGCTGGCCAGTGCGGTGCTGGCCGTGCTGTCCCTGTCCCTGTCCACGGCGCAGGCCGCGCAGCCTCTGCAGGCCGCCCGCGCGGGCGATCAGGTGCCTGCCGCATTGGTGGCCGCGCCGCTGCCGGCTGATGAAAGCGAACACGCACCGTTGTCGTTTGCCTGGGCGCTGGACCCGGCACAGCCGCTGCAGGCGGCCACGCCGTATGCCTCGGTCAGCCGCAGCTACTGGCAGCAGGTCGATGGCACGCAGCTGCAGCGCGGCCTGGACCTGCCGCTGACGGCGCCCGATGCGGTGATCCAGCTGAGCCCGGCCGCAGGTGCCCGCGCAGTGCCGGCCAACACCCTGCAGGTGCGCGATCCGGCTGGCCGCAGTAGCGTGGCGCGTAGCGTCGATGCGCGCGCGCTGCAGGATGCCGGCATGCCGGTGGGTGATGGCAGCAGCATGCTGCGTACCGGCGCGACCAGTGCGGCCGGTGCGTACACCCTGCAGAGCGCACAGGCGCAGGGTCGCTATGTGGTGCAGGTGCTGGAGCCGAACAGCCCGCTGCGGCTGGAAGTGCAGGCCAACCAGGCGCAGGTGCTGGCCGGTGGGAACGTGCAGCTGCAGGCACGCCTGCTGGAAGACGGCGCCACCACCGCGCAGCTGGCATCGCGTCGTGGCGGCCTGGGCGGTGAAGCCCTGCTGGTCGCGCCGGATGGCCGCAGCTGGCCGCAGCGCCTGCTGCGCACCACCGATGGCAGCCTGCGCGCGCAGGTACGGATCCCGGCCGATGTCGGCACTGTGCAGGGCCTATGGGAACTGCAGGTGTTCGCCCAGGCCGATGGCGTGCTGCGCGATGGCAAGGTGGCCTTCGCGGTGGCACGGCCGACCGCGCGCTTCAGCGGCCAGGCGGCACCGGACCCGGCCAGCCGCCAGGTGGCGCTGCCGCTGCAGGTGGCAGCGGCCGGACGCTACGAGGCGCGGGGCACGCTGTATGCCACAGCCCGCGATGGCCAGTTGAAGCCGGTCGCGCAGGCACATGCGGCCGCGTGGTTCGATGGCCCGGGCGCAGGCCAGCTGGTGCTGCCGTTCGACCAGGCCGCATTGCCGGCCGGTTTCGGTGCGCCGTACGAGTTGCGCGACCTGCAGCTGCAGGACCAGAGCCGGATGGCACCGATCGAGTCGCGTGCGCTGGCGTTGAAGTTCTGA
- a CDS encoding TIGR00266 family protein, producing MTQWYFHASAQADRIGPLDDQAARRYAQANPRALAWCQGMSGWTSIAEVPELQSAAPGMPNSPPPVPAAASGRADDIEFRIVGHEMQFVEIELDPGESAIAEAGALMFKDATVQMDTVFGAANGDQGGGFMGKVMAAGKRVLTGESLFATVYTQSGHGKGKVAFAAPYPGTVLAMKLDQHGGRLICQKDSFLAGARGVQIGVQFQRKIMTGLFGGEGFIMQKLEGDGWVFIHAGGCVIERELAAGERLDVDTGCVVAYHSSVDMDVRRVAGIKSMLFGGEGVFLATLTGPGKVWLQSLPFSRLAGRMWMAAPQGGGQSRGEGSVLGGLGRMLDGDNRF from the coding sequence ATGACCCAGTGGTACTTCCATGCCTCCGCCCAGGCCGACCGCATCGGACCGCTTGATGACCAGGCCGCGCGCCGCTATGCGCAGGCCAACCCGCGTGCGCTGGCCTGGTGCCAGGGCATGAGCGGGTGGACGTCGATTGCCGAGGTGCCCGAACTGCAGTCAGCGGCCCCGGGCATGCCCAACTCTCCACCGCCGGTTCCGGCGGCCGCCAGTGGCCGCGCCGATGACATCGAGTTCCGCATCGTTGGCCATGAAATGCAGTTCGTTGAAATCGAGCTCGACCCCGGCGAGAGCGCTATTGCCGAGGCCGGCGCATTGATGTTCAAGGACGCGACCGTGCAGATGGATACGGTGTTCGGCGCCGCCAATGGCGACCAGGGCGGCGGCTTCATGGGCAAGGTGATGGCCGCAGGCAAGCGGGTGCTGACCGGCGAGAGCCTGTTCGCCACCGTCTACACCCAGAGCGGCCATGGCAAGGGCAAGGTCGCGTTCGCCGCGCCCTACCCCGGCACGGTCCTGGCGATGAAGCTGGACCAGCACGGCGGCCGCCTGATCTGCCAGAAGGACAGCTTCCTGGCCGGCGCGCGCGGCGTGCAGATCGGCGTGCAGTTCCAGCGCAAGATCATGACCGGCCTGTTCGGCGGCGAGGGCTTCATCATGCAGAAGCTGGAAGGCGACGGCTGGGTGTTCATCCACGCCGGTGGCTGCGTGATCGAGCGCGAGCTGGCCGCCGGCGAGCGCCTGGACGTGGACACCGGCTGCGTGGTCGCCTACCACTCCAGCGTGGACATGGACGTGCGCCGGGTGGCCGGCATCAAGAGCATGCTGTTCGGCGGCGAAGGCGTGTTCCTGGCCACGCTGACCGGCCCGGGCAAGGTCTGGCTGCAGTCGCTGCCGTTCTCGCGCCTGGCCGGCCGCATGTGGATGGCCGCGCCGCAGGGCGGCGGCCAGAGCCGCGGCGAAGGCTCGGTGCTGGGCGGCCTGGGCCGGATGCTGGACGGCGACAACCGGTTCTGA
- the mutM gene encoding bifunctional DNA-formamidopyrimidine glycosylase/DNA-(apurinic or apyrimidinic site) lyase produces MPELPEVETTRRGLAPHLQGRRVHGVILRRADLRWPIPPEVAELLPGQRIEDIRRRAKYLLLDTAIGSALLHLGMSGSLRVLPGDTPLRAHDHVDISLDNGRLLRFNDPRRFGSLLWQPAGEIHPLLQGLGPEPLDEEFDGDYLFARSRGRSAPVKTFLMDQAVVVGVGNIYAAESLFKAGISPLREAGKISRERYQRLADAVKEILGYAITRGGTTLRDFISPDGAPGYFEQELLVYGRDGLPCPNCGRALKHATIGQRASVWCSHCQR; encoded by the coding sequence ATGCCTGAATTGCCCGAAGTCGAAACCACCCGCCGCGGCCTGGCGCCGCACCTGCAGGGCCGCCGCGTGCATGGGGTGATCCTGCGCCGTGCCGACCTGCGCTGGCCGATTCCACCGGAAGTGGCCGAGCTGCTGCCGGGGCAGCGCATCGAGGACATCCGCCGGCGCGCCAAGTACCTGCTGCTGGATACCGCCATCGGCAGCGCGCTGCTGCACCTGGGCATGTCCGGCAGCCTGCGCGTGCTGCCCGGTGATACCCCGCTGCGCGCACACGACCACGTCGACATCAGCCTGGACAACGGCCGCCTGCTGCGTTTCAACGACCCGCGCCGCTTCGGCAGCCTGCTCTGGCAGCCGGCCGGCGAGATCCACCCGCTGCTGCAGGGGTTGGGCCCGGAGCCGCTGGACGAAGAGTTCGACGGCGACTACCTGTTTGCGCGCAGCCGTGGCCGCAGTGCGCCGGTGAAGACCTTCCTGATGGACCAGGCGGTGGTGGTGGGCGTGGGCAACATCTACGCGGCCGAGAGCCTGTTCAAGGCCGGCATCAGTCCGCTGCGCGAGGCGGGAAAGATCTCGCGCGAACGCTACCAGCGGCTGGCCGACGCGGTGAAGGAGATCCTGGGCTACGCCATCACCCGCGGCGGCACCACCCTGCGCGATTTCATCAGCCCCGATGGCGCGCCGGGCTACTTCGAACAGGAACTGCTGGTGTACGGCCGCGACGGGCTGCCCTGCCCGAACTGCGGCCGCGCGCTGAAGCACGCCACCATCGGCCAGCGCGCCAGCGTCTGGTGCAGCCACTGCCAGCGCTGA
- a CDS encoding patatin-like phospholipase family protein: MSLFRPRMLLSVALIGLLAGCGGDPVRPTPPPAPTVVPQAKPIRIGIALGGGAAKGFAHIGVIKMLEANGFEPAVVSGTSAGSVVGALYASGMDAFQMQSKAVALDEASIRDVRLFSGGLVQGQKLQDYVNEQVANRPAERLKKPFAAVATQLETGERSIFVRGNVGQAVRASSSIPGVFEPVKIGGRNYIDGGVVSPVPVDAARQLGADFVIAVDISSKASGKAPTDMLGIVNQSISIMGQRLGEQELARADIVIRPKVLDIGAADFSQRGTAILEGEKAAMAAMPQIRAKIQQLQRARAAAAAPAPVAAPKCEEASRLGKLMGRKDKC, encoded by the coding sequence ATGAGCCTGTTCCGCCCCCGCATGCTGCTGTCCGTCGCCCTGATCGGCCTGCTGGCCGGCTGCGGTGGCGATCCGGTCCGTCCCACGCCGCCGCCTGCGCCGACCGTGGTGCCGCAGGCCAAGCCGATCAGGATCGGCATCGCTCTCGGTGGTGGCGCAGCCAAGGGCTTCGCGCACATCGGCGTGATCAAGATGCTGGAAGCCAACGGCTTCGAGCCGGCCGTGGTCTCCGGCACCAGCGCCGGCAGCGTGGTCGGTGCGCTGTATGCCAGCGGCATGGACGCCTTCCAGATGCAGAGCAAGGCGGTGGCGCTGGACGAAGCCAGCATCCGCGACGTGCGCCTGTTCTCCGGTGGCCTGGTGCAGGGCCAGAAGCTGCAGGACTACGTCAACGAGCAGGTCGCCAACCGTCCCGCCGAGCGTCTGAAAAAGCCGTTCGCCGCCGTTGCCACCCAGCTGGAAACCGGCGAGCGCTCGATCTTCGTGCGCGGCAACGTCGGCCAGGCCGTGCGCGCGTCGAGCAGCATCCCCGGTGTGTTCGAGCCGGTGAAGATCGGTGGCCGCAACTACATCGACGGCGGCGTGGTCAGTCCGGTGCCGGTGGACGCCGCACGCCAGCTCGGCGCCGACTTCGTGATTGCCGTGGACATCTCCAGCAAGGCCAGCGGCAAGGCGCCGACGGACATGCTGGGCATCGTCAACCAGTCCATCTCGATCATGGGCCAGCGGCTGGGTGAGCAGGAACTGGCGCGCGCCGACATCGTCATCCGCCCGAAGGTACTGGACATCGGTGCCGCCGATTTCAGCCAGCGTGGCACCGCGATCCTGGAAGGCGAAAAGGCCGCGATGGCAGCCATGCCGCAGATCCGCGCGAAGATCCAGCAACTGCAGCGCGCGCGTGCCGCTGCAGCTGCACCGGCCCCGGTGGCCGCGCCGAAGTGCGAGGAAGCCTCGCGCCTGGGCAAGCTGATGGGCCGCAAGGACAAGTGTTGA